The following proteins come from a genomic window of Alicyclobacillus dauci:
- a CDS encoding AMP-dependent synthetase/ligase produces the protein MNESVSFASLPEAFFATAQKFPQNLALVDPPSVGTPPLTYSEARRFVMSAAQCLIDLDVHKGDRVGLISIGRSWWPICDLAIMSAGAWTVPIYPSLPANQVGFIVRHAGLQGMFVEDERQFEKLVRAHEEERLPLRFVVVLNDEAFHKVCGTASPWPVFRYQTWIHSVSGEEAVQAVINAITLDDPATIVYTSGTTGTPKGVMLTHRNILANLDGIRTRLEIRSDDIHLSYLPLSHILERTCGQFIVLLSGGSVNYAESIDTIVRDFSRVRPTTFTTVPRLLEKVQERVEAQMRQAGGMKQRLFEKAISTGVRSRVEGQSVSAMGLALYDKLVFDKIKRVMGGRLRMIVSGGAPLAPHVGRFFMALGMPIVEGYGMTESSPVISVNLPSHPRLGTVGQRLPNVDVRIAEDGELLVRGASISPGYYLNDEANKQAFTEDGWLKTGDMAEISEDGFIRITDRKKHLLVLSTGKKVTPAPIENDIIQSPFIDQACLVGNGRKFVSVIIVPNDEAVAAWQSQQAESGEDSAQIYNLLQAEVARTTASYAKFEHPKAVIIAEPFTIENDMLTPTLKVKANKVVEVYQERIDVVYGTPSQNDTRAVHQ, from the coding sequence ATGAATGAATCTGTCTCGTTTGCGTCTTTGCCAGAAGCTTTCTTTGCCACGGCTCAAAAATTTCCGCAAAATTTAGCGCTTGTCGATCCGCCGAGTGTAGGCACACCACCACTCACCTACAGCGAAGCGCGTCGGTTCGTCATGTCCGCGGCACAATGTCTGATCGATTTAGACGTTCACAAGGGGGACCGCGTTGGTTTGATATCCATCGGACGGTCCTGGTGGCCAATTTGCGATTTAGCCATCATGTCGGCGGGGGCGTGGACGGTGCCCATTTATCCCAGTTTACCGGCAAACCAAGTTGGTTTTATCGTTCGTCACGCGGGGCTACAGGGAATGTTTGTGGAAGACGAAAGACAGTTTGAAAAATTGGTCAGGGCCCACGAGGAAGAACGCTTGCCCCTTCGTTTTGTCGTTGTGTTGAACGACGAGGCATTTCACAAAGTGTGCGGGACGGCATCCCCATGGCCGGTCTTTCGTTATCAGACGTGGATTCACAGTGTGTCGGGTGAGGAAGCCGTTCAGGCTGTCATCAACGCGATCACACTGGATGACCCTGCCACAATCGTCTACACGTCCGGGACGACCGGCACGCCGAAAGGTGTCATGCTAACCCATCGAAACATCCTGGCGAACCTCGATGGAATCCGCACACGGCTCGAAATTCGGTCGGATGACATCCACTTGTCCTATTTGCCCTTGAGCCACATCTTGGAGCGTACGTGTGGACAATTTATCGTTCTGCTCAGCGGCGGCTCCGTCAACTATGCCGAAAGCATTGATACGATTGTTCGAGACTTCTCCCGTGTTCGTCCGACGACGTTCACCACCGTCCCCCGACTGCTCGAAAAAGTACAGGAACGAGTGGAGGCACAAATGCGGCAAGCTGGAGGGATGAAACAGCGGCTGTTTGAGAAGGCAATTTCAACAGGGGTTCGTTCACGCGTTGAGGGACAGTCGGTGTCCGCGATGGGCCTTGCACTTTATGACAAGCTTGTCTTCGACAAGATCAAACGCGTGATGGGCGGTCGACTGCGGATGATTGTAAGTGGTGGCGCACCACTCGCCCCGCACGTGGGACGCTTCTTCATGGCACTGGGCATGCCGATTGTTGAAGGCTACGGAATGACAGAGTCATCTCCGGTCATCTCTGTCAATTTACCGAGTCATCCGCGTTTGGGTACAGTGGGTCAACGCTTACCCAATGTCGACGTACGGATCGCGGAGGATGGCGAACTGCTTGTTCGTGGGGCGAGTATTAGCCCGGGGTATTACTTGAACGACGAAGCGAACAAACAGGCGTTCACGGAGGATGGTTGGCTGAAGACTGGAGATATGGCAGAAATCTCCGAGGACGGATTTATTCGGATCACGGATCGGAAAAAGCATTTACTCGTTCTGTCAACCGGAAAAAAGGTGACGCCTGCCCCGATTGAAAACGATATCATTCAAAGTCCATTCATCGATCAAGCCTGCCTCGTGGGCAACGGACGCAAGTTTGTCTCTGTCATCATCGTGCCGAATGACGAGGCCGTTGCAGCTTGGCAGAGCCAACAAGCAGAGTCAGGTGAGGATTCCGCGCAAATTTACAACTTGTTGCAGGCGGAAGTAGCGCGAACGACTGCAAGCTACGCAAAGTTCGAGCACCCAAAGGCAGTCATTATCGCAGAGCCCTTTACGATTGAAAATGACATGTTGACACCAACCCTGAAAGTGAAGGCAAACAAAGTCGTTGAGGTGTATCAAGAGCGGATCGACGTAGTGTATGGAACTCCGTCCCAGAACGATACCCGCGCCGTTCATCAGTGA
- a CDS encoding DJ-1/PfpI family protein, translated as MYKAALIALPFCSFGDLSELLQQLNHRGFRLRVLSLDGHPVTTAEGIRVLADTSLQDTVPWDLQLIVIPGGQYASEVWGDIRLHRFLRQYDGHRGWIATSKEGVICLAGAGLLGGTRYSAPAHVVKTFGHLLRHAIHTIEPVTVDANVISSDGTQSATFSKMVFERLDLTQ; from the coding sequence ATGTACAAAGCAGCGCTCATCGCACTGCCATTCTGTTCGTTCGGCGACCTGTCGGAACTGCTCCAGCAATTGAACCACCGGGGTTTTCGACTGCGTGTGTTATCGCTGGACGGACACCCTGTCACCACGGCTGAAGGTATACGTGTTTTAGCAGATACTTCGTTGCAGGACACAGTTCCTTGGGATCTACAGTTAATTGTGATTCCTGGCGGACAGTACGCATCTGAGGTGTGGGGTGACATTCGACTGCATCGCTTCCTGAGACAGTATGACGGGCATCGAGGCTGGATCGCAACATCAAAGGAAGGTGTCATTTGCCTAGCGGGCGCGGGATTGCTGGGCGGTACTCGATACAGTGCCCCAGCGCATGTGGTCAAGACGTTTGGGCATCTTCTGAGGCACGCTATCCACACAATTGAGCCGGTTACAGTCGACGCCAATGTCATTTCCTCAGACGGGACACAATCGGCAACATTTTCAAAAATGGTCTTCGAGCGTTTGGACCTTACCCAATAG
- a CDS encoding peptidylprolyl isomerase, whose product MQFRKPAVGAAIAVMAIALTAGCGAPSQNQTTDQSNGNQTAGSANQSETGNQGQSGAANTSDSSNAPKLTTTTQRWSSPPKMTINPNKNYDAVVHTNYGDFTIQLMAKDSPKTVNNFVFLAQHGFYHDDKFFRIMQSFMIQTGDPNNNGTGGPGYQFADELPPKTKYAPGIVAMANAGPNTNGSQFFIGTGSDVDSLNSQPNYTIFGKVSSGMDVVNKIAAIPVTTNPQTQEPSYPTKTAYIESVDIQVH is encoded by the coding sequence ATGCAATTTCGCAAACCAGCAGTTGGAGCCGCTATTGCCGTAATGGCCATTGCACTCACTGCAGGCTGTGGTGCACCCAGTCAAAACCAAACGACAGACCAGTCCAATGGAAATCAAACTGCGGGGTCTGCCAATCAGTCGGAAACGGGCAATCAAGGACAGAGCGGAGCGGCGAATACCAGTGATTCATCCAACGCACCGAAGCTGACCACAACGACTCAGCGCTGGTCCTCGCCTCCGAAAATGACCATCAACCCAAACAAGAATTACGATGCAGTGGTTCACACGAATTACGGCGATTTCACCATCCAATTAATGGCGAAAGATAGCCCAAAGACCGTGAACAATTTCGTATTTCTCGCGCAGCACGGTTTTTACCATGATGATAAATTTTTCCGAATCATGCAGTCGTTCATGATTCAGACAGGCGACCCAAACAACAATGGCACCGGCGGACCGGGATACCAATTTGCCGACGAGTTGCCACCAAAAACGAAGTATGCACCTGGTATCGTGGCAATGGCAAACGCGGGGCCGAACACGAACGGAAGCCAGTTCTTTATCGGCACAGGCAGTGATGTTGACTCGCTGAACAGTCAGCCGAACTACACGATTTTCGGGAAAGTGTCGAGCGGTATGGACGTTGTCAATAAAATCGCGGCAATTCCAGTGACGACGAACCCGCAAACACAGGAACCGAGCTATCCGACCAAGACGGCATACATTGAGTCCGTCGATATTCAAGTTCACTGA
- a CDS encoding phosphocholine cytidylyltransferase family protein: protein MTATSIILAAGRSMRLRPLTDNHPKCLLDMGPKKILDWQLDALKSIGVFDIRVVVGYQKEQIQAHIAEHHPDMAVTYIENPDFETTNTLFSLKRALEDFSDDFYYMNADVVFEQTIIKRLSEHSGGGFLAIDRKQCREEEVKVQVDNTQITAIGKHLNPETSYGEFIGVANFTGDFAKRFRQTVFDTAVEGNEMKFFEYALDAMTDKHDMYAVDITGLPCVEVDFPEDYDYAVQEVLRAFPAVDKA, encoded by the coding sequence GTGACGGCAACCAGTATTATTTTAGCCGCTGGGCGATCCATGAGATTACGTCCACTCACAGATAACCACCCCAAGTGCTTGCTTGATATGGGCCCGAAAAAGATTCTGGACTGGCAGTTAGATGCGCTAAAGTCTATTGGTGTCTTTGACATTCGCGTCGTGGTCGGGTACCAAAAGGAACAAATTCAAGCACATATCGCAGAGCATCACCCGGACATGGCCGTGACATATATCGAAAATCCCGACTTTGAGACAACCAATACGTTGTTCTCCCTCAAGCGCGCCCTCGAAGATTTCTCTGATGACTTTTACTACATGAACGCGGACGTTGTCTTCGAACAGACCATTATCAAGCGCTTAAGTGAACATTCTGGTGGCGGGTTCCTGGCGATTGACCGAAAACAATGCCGGGAAGAAGAAGTGAAGGTCCAAGTTGACAATACACAGATCACTGCCATCGGGAAACATTTAAATCCGGAAACCAGCTACGGTGAGTTCATTGGCGTTGCGAATTTTACCGGCGACTTTGCAAAGCGGTTTCGTCAAACCGTCTTTGACACGGCGGTCGAAGGCAACGAAATGAAGTTTTTCGAGTATGCCCTGGACGCCATGACGGACAAGCATGACATGTATGCGGTCGACATTACGGGGCTTCCGTGTGTTGAAGTCGACTTCCCGGAAGACTATGACTATGCCGTACAGGAAGTATTGCGCGCTTTCCCCGCGGTGGATAAAGCATGA
- a CDS encoding CDP-alcohol phosphatidyltransferase family protein produces the protein MSELAKINACAKRPIDIWTNFIYYPLSIRLVYLIRNTGITPNVLTISSLVIALIGCAFFAQGSYSDVLWGLLLVQISYVIDCGDGQLARYKQQFSLVGGWIDQVADRIKEFSIYFSLAYGWTKVHGQEERVWMYAMFALFVLYLLEYYGQIRMGKPVNRANVTQTGEPSPAHESPADGDGFARAQRLRALVPFRGFLIGEQYFALLVFIIFDAVVPFFIFVGIVGALMCIYRPVIQYIKLRKGFV, from the coding sequence ATGAGTGAACTTGCGAAGATCAATGCCTGTGCAAAACGTCCGATCGATATTTGGACCAATTTCATTTATTACCCACTATCGATTCGACTGGTCTACCTGATTCGAAACACGGGAATCACACCGAATGTCCTCACTATTTCGTCTCTCGTCATCGCACTCATCGGCTGTGCTTTTTTCGCCCAAGGGTCGTATTCCGATGTTCTATGGGGACTGCTGCTCGTACAGATTTCCTATGTCATCGATTGCGGTGACGGTCAACTCGCTCGCTACAAGCAGCAGTTTTCACTGGTCGGTGGCTGGATCGATCAAGTGGCGGATCGCATCAAAGAGTTCTCTATTTATTTCAGCCTGGCCTATGGATGGACGAAAGTTCACGGACAAGAAGAACGCGTTTGGATGTACGCGATGTTTGCTCTGTTTGTTCTGTATCTCCTTGAGTATTACGGACAGATTCGCATGGGCAAACCGGTCAACCGGGCAAACGTTACGCAGACGGGTGAACCGTCGCCCGCCCATGAGTCACCTGCTGATGGAGACGGATTCGCACGAGCGCAGCGCTTGCGTGCCCTGGTTCCCTTTCGAGGGTTCCTCATTGGTGAACAGTACTTCGCGTTGCTCGTGTTCATCATCTTTGACGCGGTGGTTCCGTTCTTCATTTTTGTGGGCATTGTCGGCGCATTAATGTGCATATATCGCCCAGTCATCCAGTACATCAAGCTTCGCAAAGGATTCGTGTAA
- a CDS encoding glycosyltransferase produces the protein MYPTVVITSAVPWEGITARPHHLARQLAGRGWPVLFVEPPVTLIGPFRNPSLRARMLPRHPIADVNIRQDTDVKVLKPVTTLPFYHVVRWINRFNQRLLARQIRQHVTGPIILLSNLPSSVDMIPWLSPIATFYDCVDDHGAFGGLVRRDVIDSLEAEMAYASRTVFATADALAERMQSLHSHVQLVPNAVELDHFRKTFNASEHPDLSDIASPRVGFIGGIGSWLDFDLIRNLATARPNMEFVFVGPVETDVTAVRALPNVHFLGRKPYDELPQFLAGFDLCLYPFANNKLTESVNPVKVYEYLAAGKEVLATPTREMRKFVDHVWIINNSDEGASAIDMILRGKRKDSPALRQPFLQEQTWESRGKQIEAALLQHLPTSFSLN, from the coding sequence ATGTATCCTACCGTAGTCATCACATCCGCTGTTCCATGGGAAGGCATCACGGCCCGGCCACACCACCTTGCCCGCCAGTTGGCGGGGCGAGGATGGCCCGTTCTGTTTGTGGAGCCACCTGTAACCCTCATTGGGCCCTTTCGCAATCCCAGTCTCCGCGCACGGATGCTTCCAAGACATCCGATTGCAGACGTGAACATCCGTCAAGACACGGACGTGAAAGTCCTCAAACCGGTGACAACGCTACCGTTCTATCACGTTGTGCGTTGGATCAACCGGTTCAATCAACGGCTCCTCGCCCGGCAAATTCGTCAGCATGTAACAGGCCCCATTATTCTCCTATCCAACCTGCCATCGTCTGTCGATATGATTCCGTGGCTCAGTCCCATTGCCACATTTTATGACTGCGTCGACGATCACGGCGCATTCGGCGGTCTCGTCCGCCGCGACGTGATCGACTCATTGGAGGCCGAGATGGCCTACGCGAGCCGCACCGTATTCGCTACGGCGGACGCACTTGCCGAACGAATGCAGTCACTCCACAGTCACGTTCAACTCGTTCCAAACGCGGTTGAACTGGACCATTTCAGAAAGACGTTTAACGCATCCGAACACCCGGACCTATCTGATATCGCATCTCCGCGTGTCGGGTTCATCGGAGGTATCGGTAGCTGGTTAGATTTCGATCTCATCCGCAACTTGGCGACAGCCCGACCAAACATGGAATTCGTGTTTGTGGGTCCCGTCGAGACGGATGTCACAGCTGTTCGTGCGTTGCCGAACGTTCACTTTCTCGGCCGAAAGCCGTATGACGAACTGCCGCAGTTCTTAGCAGGGTTCGATCTGTGTTTGTACCCCTTCGCCAACAACAAGCTGACGGAGAGTGTGAACCCGGTTAAAGTATACGAATACCTCGCAGCTGGGAAGGAAGTACTTGCCACACCGACTCGCGAAATGCGCAAGTTCGTGGATCACGTTTGGATCATCAACAACTCTGACGAAGGCGCGTCAGCTATTGACATGATCCTTCGAGGCAAGAGGAAGGACTCGCCGGCGTTAAGGCAGCCTTTTTTACAGGAACAGACTTGGGAGTCCCGTGGAAAGCAAATCGAAGCCGCACTACTTCAACACCTACCGACAAGTTTTTCTCTAAATTGA
- a CDS encoding YeeE/YedE family protein translates to MAVSNDVLHLDNPSPALKQDKGNRGVNRGFMTFALILFLVGTLYIGFAVSWLQAVIYLVGGVLGVTLYHARYGFTSAWRNFIVDRRGAGLRGHMVMFLVANVLFLPLIEVGHIFGHAVKGSVAPVGISVFVGSFLFGLGMQIADGCASGTLFHTGGGDVRGVLTIVGFIIGSVLGSWNFAWWQNTWNMGPVSFVQSFGPTGGFLFSLLLLAIVFFGTIVWERRKHGNLQSIVAGSGKGWKSIFKGPWSLLTGSIILAVGNAVVMILSGGAWGVTFAFALVGAKISQAIGIPITHWGYWQSASNASALHANMFANTTVVLDISVMVGALLAAAMAGKFPKPYFKRYPTRMLVSVVLGGIVMGYGARIAFGCNIGAYFDGIASFSLHGWAWMVCGFIGSIIGVRLRPLLAFVNKS, encoded by the coding sequence ATGGCGGTATCAAATGACGTACTTCATTTAGATAATCCAAGTCCTGCACTGAAACAGGACAAAGGAAATCGCGGTGTCAATCGCGGATTTATGACGTTTGCACTTATTCTCTTTCTCGTAGGGACGTTGTATATCGGCTTTGCCGTGTCATGGCTCCAGGCCGTGATTTATCTCGTCGGCGGCGTACTTGGTGTCACGCTTTATCATGCACGTTACGGTTTTACAAGTGCTTGGCGTAATTTTATTGTGGATCGCCGGGGGGCAGGGTTACGAGGTCACATGGTGATGTTTCTCGTCGCCAATGTCCTTTTTCTACCGTTAATTGAAGTTGGACACATATTCGGTCACGCAGTTAAGGGGTCCGTAGCCCCCGTGGGAATCTCTGTATTTGTTGGGTCTTTCCTATTCGGTCTAGGCATGCAAATTGCAGACGGCTGCGCGTCCGGTACGCTGTTTCATACTGGTGGCGGTGACGTCCGAGGTGTACTCACCATTGTCGGGTTTATCATTGGATCCGTTCTCGGCAGTTGGAACTTTGCATGGTGGCAGAACACTTGGAACATGGGACCGGTCTCGTTTGTTCAGTCGTTCGGGCCAACGGGTGGATTCTTGTTTAGCTTGCTCCTGCTAGCGATTGTCTTCTTTGGCACGATTGTCTGGGAACGCCGCAAACACGGAAATTTGCAGTCCATTGTTGCAGGATCCGGTAAGGGATGGAAGTCTATCTTCAAAGGCCCTTGGTCGCTCCTGACTGGAAGCATCATTCTTGCAGTGGGTAACGCAGTGGTCATGATCCTGTCTGGAGGCGCATGGGGTGTAACGTTCGCGTTTGCACTGGTAGGCGCGAAAATTTCCCAGGCCATCGGGATTCCCATTACGCACTGGGGATACTGGCAAAGTGCATCAAACGCATCGGCGCTGCACGCAAACATGTTTGCTAACACCACGGTTGTACTGGATATCAGTGTCATGGTCGGTGCGCTACTGGCGGCAGCTATGGCAGGTAAGTTTCCTAAACCGTACTTTAAGCGCTACCCAACGCGGATGCTTGTCTCCGTCGTTCTAGGTGGAATTGTCATGGGCTACGGTGCTCGCATTGCGTTCGGTTGTAACATTGGGGCGTACTTTGACGGAATCGCGTCGTTCAGTCTGCACGGTTGGGCATGGATGGTTTGCGGGTTCATCGGAAGCATCATCGGCGTCCGCCTACGTCCGCTGCTGGCGTTTGTAAACAAGTCATGA
- a CDS encoding acyl-CoA dehydrogenase family protein produces the protein MRLDDYFVTSEVERSRLKLIKELSETFAERAAKHDEAGSFPHENIEDLKAAGYVKWTVPKIYGGEEISLREFLMYQEQLARGDGSTALAIGWHVGMILNLRASHAFPEPIFKDLCESIMQGSGLINSCASEPATGSPSRGGRPETTATKTDGGYRITGRKTFSTLSPALDFILVTAGIADSEEVGEFIVRGKDVRIVETWNTLGMRATGSHDIVLEDVFVDDAHVVTIKHPSEKSQRNNDGGGWMLHIPACYLGVGLAARDFAMKFAATYQPNSLPHPIADVPHVEQKLGEMELKLISARTFMYDLASRWDRATEEERPRLRPYFGAVKTQATSSAYEVVDLAMRVVGARSLAKSLPLERYYRDVRAGLHNPPMDDVVYKMLAKQGTAEFR, from the coding sequence ATGCGTTTAGATGACTATTTCGTCACATCGGAAGTTGAACGATCTCGTCTCAAGTTGATTAAAGAGCTATCGGAGACATTTGCAGAGCGAGCTGCCAAACATGACGAAGCGGGCAGTTTTCCTCATGAAAACATCGAGGACTTAAAAGCGGCAGGCTATGTCAAGTGGACTGTTCCTAAAATCTATGGTGGCGAGGAGATCAGTCTGCGGGAGTTTCTCATGTACCAGGAGCAGTTGGCGAGAGGGGACGGATCGACAGCGCTTGCCATTGGCTGGCATGTTGGCATGATTCTCAATTTGAGAGCGAGCCATGCCTTCCCGGAGCCGATCTTTAAAGACTTATGCGAATCCATCATGCAAGGCAGCGGCCTCATCAACAGTTGCGCGAGCGAACCGGCTACAGGCAGTCCTAGTCGTGGAGGGCGACCAGAAACGACGGCCACTAAGACTGACGGTGGTTATCGCATCACTGGACGGAAAACATTCAGCACACTGTCTCCGGCGTTGGACTTCATTCTCGTGACCGCTGGTATCGCAGACTCGGAAGAAGTCGGGGAATTCATTGTACGCGGGAAAGACGTTCGCATCGTGGAGACATGGAACACGCTCGGAATGCGGGCAACAGGCAGTCATGACATTGTGTTGGAAGACGTTTTTGTGGACGATGCTCACGTGGTGACCATAAAACACCCAAGCGAAAAATCTCAGCGCAACAATGATGGCGGTGGTTGGATGTTGCATATCCCAGCCTGTTATCTCGGGGTCGGGCTTGCAGCGCGGGACTTTGCCATGAAGTTCGCGGCAACGTATCAGCCAAACAGTTTGCCGCACCCCATCGCCGATGTACCTCACGTGGAACAAAAACTTGGGGAAATGGAACTGAAGCTCATCAGTGCCCGGACATTTATGTATGATTTAGCATCGCGGTGGGATCGAGCAACGGAGGAGGAACGTCCCCGTTTGCGCCCGTACTTTGGAGCGGTGAAGACCCAAGCCACGAGTTCTGCCTATGAAGTTGTCGATCTCGCCATGCGCGTCGTTGGCGCCCGCAGTCTAGCAAAGAGCTTGCCGCTCGAACGGTACTACCGGGACGTTCGTGCAGGACTGCATAATCCCCCCATGGACGACGTTGTATATAAGATGCTGGCTAAGCAGGGGACGGCAGAGTTTCGCTGA
- a CDS encoding PIG-L family deacetylase has protein sequence MATVVAVFAHPDDESFICGGSLAKLAQDGHRVVLVCATLGEMGRRMGVPVIATRESIANVREGELRAACTALGVHRLELLSLRDKTLEIQPEKQLARLVFDVLEEEAPDAVITFHDPLGGHPDHCAIGRAATAAYEAFVDQSSKRARLFYVAWGDDVETYRRNPQPVVQMVTVNIRETKAAKLAAFRAHRSQSGLNRSIWGADKKALGNMSDNEYFILTQGPSLKRPNALLDQDN, from the coding sequence ATGGCAACCGTGGTGGCAGTGTTTGCTCACCCAGATGATGAGTCGTTTATTTGCGGCGGATCGCTTGCGAAGTTGGCTCAAGACGGACATCGAGTCGTATTGGTCTGCGCGACACTTGGCGAAATGGGCCGGCGAATGGGTGTCCCTGTCATAGCGACCCGTGAATCCATCGCCAACGTTCGTGAAGGGGAATTGCGGGCTGCGTGTACCGCACTTGGCGTTCATCGACTAGAACTTCTGTCCCTGCGTGACAAGACACTTGAGATTCAACCAGAGAAGCAGTTGGCACGGCTCGTGTTCGATGTGCTGGAGGAGGAAGCTCCGGACGCCGTGATCACCTTTCACGATCCGCTCGGCGGACACCCGGATCACTGTGCCATTGGCCGAGCCGCCACAGCGGCATATGAAGCGTTCGTTGACCAGAGTTCAAAACGGGCTCGCTTGTTCTATGTCGCTTGGGGAGATGACGTTGAAACGTATCGCCGAAATCCCCAACCAGTCGTACAAATGGTGACCGTCAACATTCGTGAAACGAAGGCTGCGAAGCTAGCCGCATTCCGAGCCCACAGGAGTCAGTCCGGCCTCAATCGAAGCATTTGGGGAGCCGACAAAAAAGCGCTCGGAAACATGTCTGACAATGAATACTTTATCCTGACCCAAGGCCCTAGTTTGAAGAGACCGAATGCGTTGTTGGATCAGGATAACTAG
- a CDS encoding DUF1806 family protein has product MRELTIDEAKQWLQTRIGRTVYLHMESNPEGYIRNIPVHLRAVHIRGEGPYRVYVEWDNPQGILQVNDITDVYEDEAVLVFTAYDTQTRISHNLEISVQPLSM; this is encoded by the coding sequence ATGCGGGAACTAACCATTGACGAGGCAAAGCAGTGGCTCCAGACTCGAATCGGTCGTACCGTGTACTTACATATGGAGTCCAATCCGGAGGGCTACATCAGGAATATACCCGTTCATCTACGCGCAGTTCACATCCGTGGTGAAGGGCCATATCGCGTTTACGTGGAATGGGATAACCCACAGGGGATTCTGCAAGTAAATGATATAACGGATGTATACGAGGATGAGGCTGTTTTGGTCTTTACCGCTTATGACACACAAACTCGAATCTCACATAACCTTGAAATTAGCGTACAGCCCCTATCAATGTAA
- a CDS encoding carboxypeptidase M32: MSNKTLESFRERIQELVYLREALSLMEWDLRTGAPKKGHQLRAEAIGYLASRHHELSTSAEMGEWLEALSEPNVLKTLSDIDRALVRVEKKQFDRMHKIPSKLMHEYQILVSTAESVWEDAKAQNDFPMFLPYLEKIVAIQKQFIDYWGYEGHPYNTLLDQYEPGMTVEHLDTLFGDLRSHLVPLVHAIAEKGLQVDPTTFVHQYSLDKQQELNRLFLQGMGYDFAAGRIDTTVHPFQTTINRYDVRVTTHYNLDDLRETLFGTIHEGGHALYEQGISRDLIGTSLSEGTSMGIHESQSRFWENMIGRSLPFWEHNYDLVQKAFPSVFANVPLHDFYRWINHVEPSLIRTEADEVTYNLHIMVRYELEKGLFSGTYAVADLPQLWREKMKDCLGVVPEDDATGVLQDVHWAGGSFGYFPSYALGNLYAAQFQHTLRKAIPDLDEQVRTGNVHVIREWLRTQIHQYGKMQEPAEIVMRVTGEPLSGAYLVEYLRDKYRAIYKL, encoded by the coding sequence ATGTCGAATAAAACGCTCGAATCATTCCGGGAGCGAATTCAGGAACTCGTTTATCTTCGCGAAGCATTGAGCTTAATGGAGTGGGATTTACGCACGGGGGCACCGAAAAAGGGACATCAGTTGCGAGCTGAGGCAATCGGCTACCTGGCATCACGGCACCACGAACTGTCAACATCTGCGGAAATGGGAGAATGGCTCGAAGCGCTGTCTGAACCGAACGTCTTGAAAACGTTATCCGATATCGATAGGGCCTTGGTCCGCGTGGAGAAGAAACAGTTTGACAGGATGCACAAGATTCCCAGTAAGCTCATGCACGAGTATCAAATCCTCGTTTCTACTGCTGAGTCGGTGTGGGAAGACGCCAAAGCGCAAAACGATTTTCCGATGTTCCTCCCTTACTTAGAGAAAATCGTTGCCATCCAAAAGCAATTTATCGACTACTGGGGCTATGAAGGGCATCCGTACAACACACTGTTGGACCAATACGAGCCGGGTATGACAGTAGAGCATTTAGACACGCTATTCGGCGACTTGCGCAGCCATCTTGTGCCGCTTGTTCACGCCATTGCTGAAAAAGGGCTTCAGGTTGACCCGACGACGTTTGTACATCAATACAGCCTGGATAAGCAGCAGGAATTGAATCGACTGTTCCTGCAAGGTATGGGATATGACTTTGCTGCGGGGCGGATCGACACAACCGTCCATCCATTCCAAACGACGATTAATCGGTACGATGTTCGTGTGACGACGCATTACAATTTGGATGACTTGCGCGAAACGCTGTTTGGCACGATTCACGAAGGTGGACATGCACTTTATGAACAGGGTATTTCACGTGATCTTATCGGGACCAGCCTGTCCGAAGGAACGTCCATGGGCATTCACGAGTCGCAATCCCGGTTTTGGGAGAACATGATTGGCAGATCCCTTCCATTTTGGGAGCATAACTACGATCTCGTCCAAAAAGCGTTTCCGTCCGTTTTTGCCAACGTGCCCTTACATGATTTTTACCGTTGGATCAATCACGTTGAGCCGTCCCTCATTCGGACAGAGGCCGACGAAGTGACATACAACCTGCATATTATGGTGCGTTACGAGCTCGAAAAGGGTCTTTTCAGCGGCACATACGCGGTGGCCGATCTACCACAGTTGTGGCGTGAGAAGATGAAAGATTGTCTTGGCGTTGTGCCGGAGGATGACGCCACCGGTGTCCTTCAGGACGTACACTGGGCGGGCGGATCGTTCGGTTATTTCCCGTCCTATGCACTTGGAAATCTCTACGCGGCCCAGTTCCAGCACACACTGCGCAAAGCGATACCTGATTTGGATGAACAGGTTCGCACGGGAAACGTGCACGTGATTCGTGAATGGCTGCGTACACAAATCCATCAGTACGGCAAGATGCAGGAACCTGCCGAGATCGTCATGCGCGTTACGGGTGAACCGCTGTCCGGTGCGTATTTGGTAGAGTACCTGCGCGATAAGTATAGAGCGATATACAAGCTGTAG